Below is a genomic region from Pseudomonas berkeleyensis.
CCCCGTGAATCAACACCACAGGATGGCCCTGGCCAGTGGCCAGGTAACTGGTACCGGCCGGCGTGCGTTCAGCGGTGAGCCGAATCATTGCGTGCTCCTGCCCAAGGTTGGCATCACTGGGCCTTCTCGGCGGCCAGCTCTTCCTGATCGATATAGCGGTTGCCGATGCGCGGGTGCAGGCGGCCACCGTCGGCAGCGCCCAGCACCACGATGATCTCATCGGCACGCGGCGCGTCCTCAATCTGCATTTCCAGGGTGATGTAGTGCGAGCGCAGGCCTTCGTCGTCCTTGTGCATCATCGGGATCTGGATCGAGGTGCCCGGGCCGCCACGCTTGTTGGTGAAGGAGAGGTAGCTCTTGGCCTTGACCGCTTCACGGTAGTGATTGCCGAAGCGCAGGGTGTGAATTACCGCAGAGGCGTGCTCGATCTCACCTTCGGCACCCACTACCGCGGCCTTGCCATAGGCCTCGATCTTGTCGGCGCCACCGATGGCAGCGGTCAGGCGCTCGACCATCAGGGCGCCGAGATCGGAGCAATTGGCCTTGATCTCGGGCTTGAGATCTTCGACGAAACCGCGCCCCAGCCAGGGGTTCTTGATGACCACGGCCAGGCCCACCATGGTCACCGGCTTGTCGGTGGCCTTGCCGCCTTCGATGCGGGTTTCTTCGAGGTAGGTGACGATCTTGCGGATTTCGAAACTCATGTGCGGTGCGCTCCTGGGGCGGGTGGGTCGATGTTCTTGTATCATGGTATACCATAATACTGATTACGCAAGTCAAGCACTCGCTCAGGGCTTCTGTCGTTCGATTGACGAGGCGAAGGCAGACACCCTGCGAGCGTTGAATCTCAATTATGGTTGATGGTATACCATAATATATCGCAAGGCTGGCCATTCTCCAGCGCGCACTCTGGCTCATCACTTCGGTGCGTCAGGTGCTGGTGGAGCCATACCCGGTTTGGCATCCATGCATGCCTGCGACGCCCCATTGGTTGCACAACAAGAATAAGGAGACGCCTGTGAGCGTACGCCCCAACTCGCCTCTCGAACGCTGGTTCGCGGGAGTCAGCCCAACCATGGCGATTGCCTCCATCGCCATGGTGTTCGCCTTCGTGCTGTTCACTGTCACCAACGCCGATCTGGCCAACGGCCTCTACAGCGGTGCTAAGGCCTGGATCGAGCGATCCTTGGGCTGGTACTACGTGGCGGTGGTCAGCGGCGTGCTGTTCTTCACCTGCTGGGTGGGCCTCAGCCGTTTCGGCAACCTGCGCTTGGGCAAGGATGATGAGCGTCCGGAGTTCAGCAACTATTCCTGGTTCGCCATGCTGTTCAGTGCGGCAGTGGGAACCGGCCTGTTGTTCTGGAGCATCGCCGAGCCGCTGATGCACATGCAGGGCAATCCCTTCATGGAGATGGCCG
It encodes:
- a CDS encoding amino acid synthesis family protein is translated as MSFEIRKIVTYLEETRIEGGKATDKPVTMVGLAVVIKNPWLGRGFVEDLKPEIKANCSDLGALMVERLTAAIGGADKIEAYGKAAVVGAEGEIEHASAVIHTLRFGNHYREAVKAKSYLSFTNKRGGPGTSIQIPMMHKDDEGLRSHYITLEMQIEDAPRADEIIVVLGAADGGRLHPRIGNRYIDQEELAAEKAQ